The window TGATTGAAATGAAATAGTTATCAACTTCAAGTTTAGAATTACTAGGTCCAATGAAGGGGAAAGAAATTTACTGAAAAACTTTTAGTATGTTAGCATTCCATCAATAATAACTTTCTAAAGGaaagctgtatattttcatcACAGTTCAGTATATGCAGAACTCAACTAATAAATATAAGCATTTCACAATTTTCCTGGGTTAGAGCATGACCTACAGGAAGGCACTTGATTTCCCTGGTTTTGAAAGATTAGCTCCTAAAAATAACATATAAGGATGACATAATGAAGAGATAAACCTTGGGGTGGAGTAAATAATGTTCTAAGCAGAGAGTCTTCAGAAGAGTTTATTAAAATGTTGGAAAGTACTACCATAAAACAGAGTCAAGAGTTAAGAAGAGATTCAAGTCCAGAAAGCAACTCAGCCTATTTCCTTCCCTGTGGATATGTAACCATAACTAGAGCTACTGCTGGCCCCATCCGTACCCAGCACACCTGATATAAGTCAAACAGGTTACAATATTTTAAGGTCATTTCTGGAAAAATTACCAACTTGCATGGCAAACATCATAGAACCTATGTAAAAGCATTCATTCCTATAGATTTTTACCTCTTGAAGAAACAAAATACAGTGTCGTGTAAATACGTGTCAGAAGATTGGATTCTAATGTTCTGATGGTGGTGTGGTAACAGTGAGTTTTTTCACCTGAATAAacctccatttccttatctaaTCACTGAGGGGATCAGATCTGACTGCCATTAAAATGCCCACAGGAGCCAGAAGCAACCTGACTTTACGATGATACAGTTTTCTGATACTGGTGGTTCTCTAAGGTACTGAAAACAGCGACAGCATGCAGAGCGCACGTCTCCTGGTGACAGTCAGCTGCAGTGGATTGTCTCCAGGTGGGAATGCAGGCCCTGCGTGACCAGACAGTCAGATTATTCAGGAAAATACAGAAATTCAAACTTTTATGTCAAATATCctggttttaaaatattggcAGCTAATCTaaatttagggcttctctgggggctcaggggtaaaagatctgcctgcaatgcaggagttccagggttcaaaccctaggtggggaagatcccctggagaaaggaatggctacccactccagtattcttgcctgaagaattccatggacagaggagcctagcaggctaccatccctgggggtcacaaaaagtcaaacaggaATGGTTGACTAACATACACTCTAAAAGACAGGGGAACACAGGTAACTCTGAAGGCCAAACTAAACATATATGTGAATGGACTGGGTCTTATGGCTGCCATTTGTGACCTCCAACTGGGAGCCTCCAGTTTCTCTCTGCCCTGTTGGTCCTATGTGAGCATGGGGTAGTGTCATCCTGGGGCCACAGGCACTAACCCTCCACACAATTCTAATTAAGCTTTTTGGCACTTGGTTTCATTAACATATGAATACAGTAGGGAATCAGGGCAACCACAGTCAGTGGGATGGACGCACTTTTACAGAAAGACAGCACGTAAAACAAATACTCGGTGTCAGTGGGGATCTTGATGAAATGGTAGAGCTGCAGGGTGGTCAGCGAGACCAGGGCACAGAGCAGCCGGAAGCTCAGCCTGTAGCCGTTTTCTCCTCGATAGCTCCTGAGGAACATCTCTGAGTTAATTGCAAAGCCCAAGCCAAAGAGGACCCCGAGGTTTCTCACAAGTCCGGCAAAAGGTGTGGTGTCAATGTGGATCCAGTCGGGGTTGGCGCACCACTTCTTGGCTATGGGCACAGACCACAGCAGGTCAATGTCAAGACGTCTGAGAAGCAGGTAAAAGCCAAGTGCAAACAGGAagaggaacaggttggtcttcaGGTATATGCTCAGGCTGGCTGTTTGGATACCTGGAGTGTATTCAAAGACCTCCGCTACCAGGACGCCTGGGGATTGGAAAGCAACACTGAACAGAACTGTGTGCCTTTGAGACTCTCAGGAATCATCCCTCTCTGCATTAAAGAATTTAGCCACAGTTTTCAATGATAAAGTGCTGTAGAAACCTAGGTTCTATCCATTTTCCAAAGCCTGTTTTTTTAAGGCAGTAACTGAAACCTCACTTTTCCCATGGCCTTTTACCCATCCGCATTAGCACAGGGGGGATTTTCAGGAGTCCAGGGCActgaatgacaacccactttatAGGCAGAGCgctgatctgctgctgctaagtcacttcagtcatgtccgactctgtccgaccccatagacagcagcccaccaggctcccctgtccatgggattctccaggcaagaacactggagtaggttgccattgccttctctggagaactcATCTAGGTGCTTGCAATTAATATTTCAATTGCCAGAGCCAGTTAATGTAGAGAGCCTTTGAAAGATATGTGGAGTTGAAAAGCGGAAACTTGATCATTGTGAATGCTGGTAGAAATACAAAGCAGCTGCTGAATGAAGTCCACAGTTAGGTAATAATCACTGCAGGTGTTTCCGAGAGAGTGACATGGTGTGCAGGTTGGAAGGCCATTATTAAGTCTCCCAAACCAAGACACAAGCACACTGTCCTTCGTGGTGGTTCGGGAGTTGGACTCAGCACTAGTCACACTTTAGATAAGCCCAACCGTGTCACCCAGAGGTTATGCGCTTATACTTTTGAGTGAGAATGTGTACCATCGCCTGTATGGAGAATTTGAGAGATATGAAGAACCACTTAAGCTCCTAGGGCAGCATTAAATATCAGTGGCTTGATAGAATTACCTGAGTTTGGGGAATCAGTTAGCAGGGAGAATCTGACAACATAAAACAAAGGACACTAAAGCTTTCAATGATAAACAAAAGATAAGTGATCATATTTACCACCAATTACTCCAAGAATAACTTGATGAGGAAAATGTGTTGCTATGAATACTCTGGAGATGCAGACACTGACTTGAATCAACCAAAAGAGACTCCAAAGAAATGACCAAGTCAGTCTACAATGGAAAAATAGAGATAAgcataaaaagcaaagaaattgtATCACTCATAAAAATGGGCGGGGGATTGACACCAGATGATCTTTCATAGAGGAATCTTCTAGCTGTGATGTAATATCATAATTCTAGAGGGTCTTTCAATTTTGTTTGCACTCCATAGGATTTCAAATGTTTTAACAGATGTTTCTATATTTATCGATGCATTAAACTGAACCAGTACTAGGCTATATTGtgaaattttaataaatgctGTAAAAAGAAACCGACTTGGCATCCTGATAATTATTCTAATGAAGGGAAATTCAAGCTTGGGggaattattaatatttacagtGGTCtagaataaattatatatatttttactcctTGTTATATGtgcttcctctttcctctctcaACGTCTCTTTGCTTGAAGAAAACTCACAGAAGAGGCAGCTGCCGATCTGATGAAAAGCACACAGGCATTCCATCAAGGGCAAGTTTTCACTGGGTTTAATTTCAAGACTCTCAAGCTCTCAAGAGTCCTGGTTCCTTGGTTTTTGACACGtagaaaataagaaacagaaagtGACCTATGGGTTATATATGTTGAATTAGAAGCAGTAGTATGCAgaaaacttataaaaatatttaagtccAAGCAATGttcatcattttaataaaaaatattagcaataatGAGTTCTAGGAACCCTTGATGGTTCTGAATGATTTGTCCCTGATAATTGGACTTAATTTTGGATATTGAAAAGTTAAGGAATAGAGAGAAACAAGACTTTCAAAGAGAAAGTAAGCAGGGGGTATCCATATGGAAGAAGAATCAACAAGGATGTGGTAATATTTAGGTAAGGTGTGGGCACTCAGTACGTTTTGATGGATCAACGAAATGATGCAGTTATAAGAATCAAAGAAGAGtcgagaatttttttttttgagaacaaacaaataattttccaggaactggaggagaaaatgaactACAGAGAAAAGGCAAGGCTTATCTAGATTGCTGCTCTGAAAAATTGTCTATGGATAgaaaatgctaatttttaaagATGACAACATGTTTTTTACCATTGTTGTTTTGGATTGGATAATGAATACCTTAAGGCATACAGGTCACAGTCTCGTTAGGATAAATTTTAAAGATGCCCAAATTCCTTTGGTTATTTGTTTTGTATATTACCCAATATTACTCTGAAAAGTGGAATATGAGATGGAACTTGGAAATTCTTTATTATAAAGAGCTTTAATGTAATGGTGTATCTTATAGTAGCTTTTATGCAATTAACTGGAGAATCTTATCTCAGACTGCCTAATAATTTATGattaaagtgatgctcaaaattattttaatgatagTTAAAGTatatcaggaaagaaaagaaggaaaaagtataaaaattttgaataatttaaaGGTCTAGGCCTTTCAGAATGTTATGAATCTACTAACATTAAATCTACTAACATTAGAATTTAAGTTTGCTTCTGGAcgttttaaattaaaagattgcATAATATTTAAAGCtagaaaatatgttatttatgtcAAAATTATTAGTTAGTCAAAGAAGAAAGCATAATTATACTAAAGTAACCAATGCATTCGAGGGGAATGAGGCTTCTCAAAAATTTGTTTAAAGTAAGGGAATATGCATGGAAAAATACTTCCTTATATAATTTAGATGACTTATTTATGAACTACTAAAATGAGTATAGTATTATGGGAACCCCAAAAGcacatttaaaaagtcattaatCAATTAAACATTTCCAACCCTGTAATGTGGTAATCATTGTGAGCTAATTAGCGTATTatcttaaaagcaaaatattaatcTCCTATTCATTTTGCTATATTGGCTATGATAGAACTGAATAAGCACATTTCAATAACTAAAATTACactaaactgaatttttaaaaagactttctgTGTTTAAACTGTCATGTTCCAGGGCTACAGAGATTGGAGCAAAGCTGACCTGTGCAGAGTGATAAAAGACTTATCCATCTGACTGATGGCGTGGCTCAGGGCCTCTGTCACCATGACATACCAGACGCATGATGAACCCATCGCGTGGCCAGATGGACTTCCTGCAACAAGAAAGTGGCAATCCATTTGAAAGGCGGTTAATAGAGTACAACTATCAGAAATGGACAATAGAATAGCATATTAGCCATGAATATTACAAATAACTCAGAAAAAAGCCATAGGACATAGGCTATATGTACTGTTTAGTAATgggtagaaataaagaaaattgagtcAAATACCATTTCAAAAAATTTCCCCAGGTTATTCAAGTTCATTGAAGTCCAGAAATCAAAATGTTCAAGTCTAATTAAGAACTCAGGCTGTTGCATCAAAAAATCTGCCACATCCTTAGTCATTCTTCATATCTAATTGTTTTTAACTGATGACAAAATTGAAGTACTTGGATTGAATCTTGAATCAGCTTATTTTCCTTGGGCTGAAAAGTCAAACATATTAAAGCTATCACTGCTGTGTCTGATTTCCCAACTAACTGCTATGTACTAGCTAGCCCCATGCCCATCTTGTAACTGGTTGCTGCACTAGGAGTCTTAGTCATTAAATGGAAAAGGGAAGCTACAAAGTGGCATCAATCCTGGCAGAATAAATCTGCAGACAGGAAGCCTTTCTACTCCCAGAATGTCTTTCCCATGTCActagatctttttttaaaaaataactttgttttGATGTACTCCTTGAGTTTTTACCAAGTGGAGATTCATTGAGCTTAAACATCAGTCTCTTTTTGaaaaacaccaaattaaataaagacaaaTCTATGACTTATAGATCTCTTTCTTTCAAATCGATTTCTTAAACAGAAATTGTCAGGGCTTTTTAtatgtttcatgcattggaaaactTCAAGGAATGAATGTAAAAtgtagtatttctttttttcttttccagaaaatgTCTCATAAGACAGAGCATGTGCTGGGAAGTTCTGGGATAAACCAAAGTAGCATTTCAattgaatggcaacccactccagtgatcttgcctggagaatcccagggacaggggagcctggtgggctgctgtctatggggtcgcagagagttggacacgactgaagcgacttagcagcagcagcagcatttcaatTGTCCCAGatactatccatccatccatccaccctgcATTGTTTTCACAAAGATAAAATACATAGCATCCCTGACATGATGGAATGCACAGTCTATTGGAGGAGTCAGATATTAAATAACTaattctactactactactaatactataataataatataatattagtagtattaataataatactaataatactaTAGAGCAATAAGTACTATAACAGATGGATGCCTACTTTTttggtagtaaaaaaaaaaagatattccaaaAACTTATTAGGAACTTACACATTCACTGTATTCAAGGTTAGTCTCAGGATGTCAAATGCCAAGAATTTGAGGCTATGTAACAAACTGTGTGGAGGTACAATATAACAAAATCTTACAAAGTAAAACAATATGCAATttaccttatatatatatttaaaactttttataatcTTAAACTCAACTCTCATAGTAAAGATTTTATACTCATACAAAATCTTACTTATGAGAGAGTGGACCAAGAAGTCTACTTATATACTGTATACACGAGagaaaaagcaaagtgaaaagaaatagctCTACGATTAAAGAGAATTTTGGCAGGCAATAGTAATACCAGGAAGTCCATACCTTTCTTACAGAAACCCTGTCTGTTGTCTCATTTATGTAATTCTCAGATCTACAATAACTTTGAAAGGTGCACAGCAGCAGATAAATCAGCATTTCCagtattttaatatagtttttaaaaaatgtgttctaGTTaattgtcttttgtttgtttctatatcAAACCATGACctccttccaaaaaaaaattgccaagaaTAAAATCATTTGGGGAATATTCTTTTAACTTATCcttttacaaattttttaaaaatgaaattttcttacTCATAAAAGTTTTACCCTTTTCACTAGCAATTTTTGTTTATGAACTTTTAGCATCCTCACCCATACCATTTTCTTTAAAACCCTCTATGATATTGTACAGTTATTAGGTGATAATCATGTACAATGGCTATCTGTTGGAACATCTTTAGTAACCTGAAGCTGCTTTAATAGCTTACCTGGACCTGTTTCGCATGTAGTGGGGAACTGTTCAAGGCATGGACTTGAGTGATTTGGGTAAATCTGAGTTTCTTGGACCCACCAGTAAGGCCGATGACCAAATAATATCctgtatttaaagaaatataaatatgcatatatgtttaAACACACAGTTGTTACTTAATTGGAGACTAGCTATTCTCTCCTATAAAAATAACTCAAGCAGACTGCTGATGAGGAAAGCTCATTATTGAGAGACTTTGAAAGAATTTAAGTTCTGGTCTGTCCCTCATTATAGAGGATGAGTCATATGGAATTTGGGCATCCTACTTTCCAATAAAAACAGGGACTTTTTTCCTTGCAAGAGAAGTCTTTCGGTGCTTTGGATACTTAGACTGAAAATATCAAAGTGGTCCTTGGAATTATTAATCTGTTCATTATGGTGCAATTCGTTTAACTCACTTCTTGGTTAATCACACCATATATGTTATAGGCTTTTGGAATTTACTTCTAAGTCAGATAAAGTATAGACTTCTATGCTTTTTTGTAAGTTCTATTTACAAATAGGTGTTTCAAGTTAACCAGTATGTTTGAAAAATCTTCCAAGTAAAACTATACACATCTGAAATGTGATCATTAAGCCAAAGCTACAAATTTAAGAAGAAGCTTTATgaagaatgaaacaaaacagaaggcttaccatttaaaaataagattgaaCCAATCCCCAATGACTGCTACCCATATCATCTTAGTTCCAACTGTCTGATTAAGTTGAAACCAAAgtggaaaataaatagaaaagatatTCCGGGGATCTCCAACATTGgacataaaatttagaaaattgtaGTAAGCTCGGTAGTCCTTCTGCAAATGCTGAATAACAAGCACTCCATTCCTATGAAGGAAATCCATCTTGAAAGAGAGGCAGTTCTAAACATAGAGTGAGCAGAGCTGAAGTGCTCTGAGTTCTACCATTTTTATACGTTACTCTCTTGGCGTGTCCAGCCATTACTGTGACATGTGATACTGACCATCTGTGGAGAGGGCATGTCTGTCCTCTGCTGAAAAGTTCAACTGCTTTATGATTTTAATTGATGCTAAAGATGTGAAGTACATGCAGATCAGTGGCAAGTTGAGGGGAAATTTGGGTAGAGACACAATGCATTTCTTATGCAGTCTGTCTTTTGTGTGAACAGTTGGATCATGTTTGCTTGAAATTTTTGCACGGTTCATTTCCTTCAAGGGCAGAGACATTAGCAATTTCTGTGCTTCACTAGAAGACTATGTAAATAATTACTGCATGTCAAATAGCCCTTAAAGCaatgctttttaatttaaaatagacTGTGGCTCTTTGACTATTTTATTGGGTCTTTCAGGAAAACAGAGGAGTAAATATCTAGGCATGAAAAGTTTATATGATATGAcagtattttctgatttcagatgtttaaataaaaatattttaatatttccttattaGCAAAGAGAATAATATGAGAGATGtggaacagagaagaaaatacatGGAGTTTATGAAATCTGGAAGGAAATGTGTTATTTTTCGACTGTGAGGCCAGAAAGCAGATATAGAGATTACTGAGTAGTAGGTCTACTAGATGGTAGAACTGTTAGGAATGAGGTATATTTTTATTGGCTAGCAAAAACAATTGAGAGCATGGGAGAGTTGCTCATGTgacagagcccaagaaaataaagtcagtcactgtatccattattttcccatctatttgccataaagtgatgggactgcataccatgattttagttttttgaatgttgagttttaagccagctttttcactcccctcttttaccttcatgaagaggctctttagttcctcttcactttctgccataaggatggtgtcacctgcatatctgaaaagtgaaagtgaaagttgctcagtcgtgtctgattctttacgaccccatggactatatagtccatggaattctccaggccagaatactggagtgggtagccattcccttctccaggggatcttcccaacccagggattgaacccaggtctcctgcattgcaggtggattctttaccacctgagctatcagggaagccctgcatatctgaggcaattgatatctctcctggcaatcttgattccagcttgtgcttcatccagcccagcatttcacatgatgtactccactccactccagtactcttgcctggaaaatcccacagatggaggagcctggtaggctgtagtccatggggtagttaagagtcggacacaactgagcatgtgacagtgacttcactttcacttttcactttcatgcattggagaaggaaatggcaacccactcaagtgttcttgcctggagaatcccagggacggggaagcccagtgggctgccatctatggggtcacacagagtcagacacgactgaagtgacttagcagcagcagctctgcataaaagttaaataagcattcaatatgccagcaaatttagaaaactcagctgtggccacaggactggcccCATCATTTAATGGCACTTTATTAtggggaaactcagcagtggccacaggactggaaaaggtcagttttcattccaatcccaaagaaagacaatgccaaagaatgcttaaactaccgcacaattgcactcatttcacacgctagtaaagtaatgctcaaaattctccaagccaggcttcagcaatacgtgaaccgtgaacttcctgaggttcaagctggttttagaaaaggcagaggaaccagagatcaaattgccaacatctgctggatcatggaaaaagcaagagagttccaggaaaacatctatttctgctttattgactatgccaaagcctttgactgtgtggatcacaataaactgtggaaaattctgaaagagatgggaataccagaccacctgatctgcctcttgagaaatctatatgcaggtcaggaagcaacagttagaactggacatggaacaacagactggttccaaacaggaaaaggagttcatcaaggctgtatattgtcaccctgcttatttaactaatatgcagagtacatcatgagaaactctggactggaagaaacacaaggtggaatcaagattgccgggagaaatatcaataacctcagatatgcagatgacaccacccttatggcagaaagtgaagaggaactcaaaagcctcttgatgaaagtgaaagaggagagtgaaaaagttggcttaaagctcaacattcagaaaacgaagatcatggcatccggtcccatcacttgatgggaaatagatggggaaacagtggaaacagtgtcagactttattttttggggcttcaaaatcactgcagatggtgactgcagccatgaaattaaaagacacttactcctgggaaggaaggttatgaccaacctagatagcatattcaaaagcagagacattactttgccaacaaaggtccgtctagtcaaggctatggtttttcctgtggtcatgtatggatgtgagagttggactgtgaagaaagctgagcaccgaagaattgatgcttttgaactgtggtgttggagaagactcttgagagtcccttggactgcaaggagatccaaccagtccattctgaaggagatcagccctgggatttctttggaaggaatgatgctaaagctgaaactccagtactttggccacctcatgcaaagagttgactcattggaaaagactctgatgctgggagggattgggggcaggaggagaaggggactacagaggaggagatggctggatggcatcactgactcgatggacatgagtctgggtgaactccgggagttggtgatggacagggaggcctggcgtgctgcgattcatggggttgcaaagagttggacacgactgagcaactgaactgaactgaactgaagtgtctaGAGGTACTTCCCTagactttttgcttctcttggaGGAAATGTTTTGACTGACCAGTTCTTTTggggtgctttttaaaaaatgctatgcCTTTCCCAGATAAATTCAATTTCTGGTTATGGAAGTTAggcattagcattttaaaaatactttccaaaTGATTGCAATGTGCAGTTAGGGTTGAAATCATTGATATAAAGCAATTCATACATAGCTTGTTCTCCTTTTGGCCTTACACCCCTCCCTCTGCCAAAAGTCTACCTGAAAGAAGCTGCACTGACATTTAGCATGTCAACTATTGGGCTTAATTGGATTTCCCATTACATTAGATTTTTGCACTAAGTGATGTATCTTGTCAAGTCTTTGGAGACTCTATCTCTAGAATGAAAGAAAACCCTAATCTCCAGAAGAGGTAAATCAATGGAGGTAATTGAAGTGCACTTATGAAATAGGGCATAGTAATGGCAACTTTGCTCACTGAGTTTTCTGTGCTTCTCTCCCAAAAAGAGCTTAAAATACAGCCTGGCTTCTATGGATGAGAACTTGGGTCTGACAGTCACGAAGCAGGACTGCAAATGGCATCAGATCACTTTTCAGAAAGTGTCTTTAAATGTCTTCCAGGAAATGAGTATTAATCTCTGTCCATGGTGAGACCCTCACAGtctcctttattatttttactgcGGTGGGAGGAGAGCCAGGAAGGAGTCTGCCGGCACTGGCTCTCGCCAGGTTTTCCTCTCCCCTCGGGCAGACTGCAGACTATGAATCATATTCACTCTCATTCTCCCACTACTGTGCTCATCTGATCTGAAGGATGTTTGGGATAAAATTAATTGTGCTGAAAACTCAGTTGTGCTTTAGAATGTCTTGCATTTATGGTCTGCCAGttatttacctttaaaaataCTCCATCTGGGGACTttgctggtgatccagtggctaagactctgtgctcccaatgcagggggcctgggttcaatctctggtcagtgaactagatcccacatgctgcaactaagacctggcacagccaaattaataaaaaatagtaataaaaacaaCACTCCATCTTTTTATCCAATTTTAACTTCACAGAGGTCTTCATTTTAGGGATGAGGAAATGAACAAGTAACTGCCCAGGTCATTTTTTTAGTATGGGAGGCCTGCTTGGAAATGAAATTTTGTTTCCAGAGCAATGATTTTTCTCAATCTAAGCCTTGTCTTGGCTGCTTAAGGCCAATATTGATGAGATTTTTAAACAGCTgcaaaataaataatagctaATGCTATCGGGCATCTggccccaacacttcatgggaaatagatggggaaacagtggaaacagtgtcagactttatttttggggctccaaaatcactgcagatggtgactgcagccgtgaaattaaaagatgcttactccttggaaggaaagttatgatcaacctagatagcatattcaaaagcagagacattactttaccaacaaaggttcatctagtcaaggctatggtttttcctgtgatcatgtatggatgtgagagttggactgtgaagaaggctgagcgccgaagaattgatgcttttgaactgtggtgttggagaagactcttgagagtcccttagactgcaaggagatctaaccagtccattctgaaggagatcagccctgggatttctttggaaggaatgatgctaaagctgaaactccagtactttggccacctcatgcgaaagttgactcattggaaaagactctgatgctgggagggattggaggcaggaggagaaggggatgacagaggatgagatggctgggtggcatcactgactcgatggacgtgagtctgagtgaactctgggagttggtgatggacagggaggcctggcgtgctgcgattcatggggttgcaaagagtcggacacgactgagcaactgaactgaatgctataaCCAGCTTGTTTCAAATGTTTTCAACCACCCAGACCTCCAGTTTCCCTGTATCGTGATTGGTTGGCACTGAACCACATCTGGTCAGCTGCTTGAGCACTAAGAGGACTTCACAGATACAGTCACCACTTGGAATTGTTGGATGGCTCATCCCATCATTTGACAACAAGGACACAGTTGTTGTGGGTACTCAGTGGCTACTGTAAACTTCCCAGTTGCTGACATCTTCCCTGGAGAAAATATAAAGTGGCACAAAGATGGGTCCCTCCAGAGCTTATGGGGAGCTCTGATGCCCATCTGCTGCTGATGGTCCTGGGACCCAGCATATGTTTTCTTCTCTGGGAATAGTCATGCATTGAAATaaattgtgctgtgctaagttgcttcagtcatgtctgactcgttgtgaccctgtggaccacagcctgccaggctccactgtccatgggattctccaggcaagaatactggagtgggttgccatttccatctccaggggatctttccgacccaggaatcaaacccatatctcttatgtctcctgcattgccaggcaggttctttaagactgctaagtcacttcatcatgtccgactctgtgcgaccccatagatggcaacccaccaggctcccctgtccctgggattctccaggcaagaacactggagtgggttgccatttccttctccaacacatgaaagtgaaacgtgaaagtgaagttgctcagttgtgtctaactcttagcgaccccatggaccacagcctaccaggctcctccat of the Bubalus kerabau isolate K-KA32 ecotype Philippines breed swamp buffalo chromosome 3, PCC_UOA_SB_1v2, whole genome shotgun sequence genome contains:
- the G6PC2 gene encoding glucose-6-phosphatase 2 yields the protein MDFLHRNGVLVIQHLQKDYRAYYNFLNFMSNVGDPRNIFSIYFPLWFQLNQTVGTKMIWVAVIGDWFNLIFKWILFGHRPYWWVQETQIYPNHSSPCLEQFPTTCETGPGSPSGHAMGSSCVWYVMVTEALSHAISQMDKSFITLHRLTWSFLWSLFWLIQVSVCISRVFIATHFPHQVILGVIGGVLVAEVFEYTPGIQTASLSIYLKTNLFLFLFALGFYLLLRRLDIDLLWSVPIAKKWCANPDWIHIDTTPFAGLVRNLGVLFGLGFAINSEMFLRSYRGENGYRLSFRLLCALVSLTTLQLYHFIKIPTDTEYLFYVLSFCKSASIPLTVVALIPYCIHMLMKPSAKKLN